A region from the Sandaracinus amylolyticus genome encodes:
- a CDS encoding response regulator, producing the protein MRRVVSAPSSGFVMLVDDDPTRQGAVSDALRAAGHHVLAFRDAAEARAGLRDVKIDVVVATAANASTLDEARHDATRHASWVLRGRPEARLAPKFVASLALDASPRVVAETVAAALAMRRPRPAGAPSAVAATKVARPEPVRSVAAPLPSPARIPTPVPPKAAPPPERAPTEPVAVPAPVTAPPLAAPRRVGVVARDATMVRRLCETLDAAGLSARGFTAARTARDVAMTAGFDALVLEEHLDGMDAATVAARLAVDLGEDAPRIVVLAGADSVVTESAVHTIVRSPTTREAILRAVVGTMDARERERAQPAPG; encoded by the coding sequence GTGAGACGTGTGGTTTCCGCGCCCTCCTCCGGCTTCGTGATGCTCGTCGACGACGATCCGACGCGCCAAGGCGCCGTCTCCGACGCGCTGCGCGCGGCCGGGCACCACGTGCTCGCGTTCCGCGACGCCGCGGAAGCGCGCGCCGGGCTGCGCGACGTGAAGATCGACGTGGTCGTCGCGACCGCGGCCAACGCGAGCACGCTCGACGAGGCGCGCCACGACGCCACGCGGCACGCGTCCTGGGTGCTCCGCGGAAGGCCCGAGGCTCGCCTCGCTCCGAAGTTCGTCGCGAGCCTGGCGCTCGACGCATCGCCGCGCGTCGTCGCGGAGACGGTCGCGGCAGCGCTGGCCATGCGTCGGCCGAGGCCCGCTGGCGCGCCCAGCGCCGTCGCCGCGACCAAGGTTGCGCGCCCCGAGCCGGTGCGCTCCGTCGCGGCGCCGCTCCCCTCGCCCGCGCGCATCCCCACGCCCGTCCCGCCGAAGGCCGCTCCTCCGCCCGAGCGTGCGCCCACCGAGCCGGTCGCGGTGCCCGCGCCCGTCACCGCGCCGCCGCTCGCTGCGCCACGCCGCGTCGGCGTCGTCGCGCGCGACGCCACGATGGTACGCCGACTCTGCGAGACGCTCGACGCCGCGGGCCTGAGCGCCAGGGGGTTCACGGCCGCCCGCACTGCACGCGACGTCGCGATGACGGCCGGCTTCGACGCGCTGGTCCTCGAGGAGCACCTCGACGGCATGGACGCGGCCACCGTCGCAGCGCGCCTCGCGGTCGATCTCGGCGAGGACGCACCGCGCATCGTCGTCCTCGCAGGCGCCGACAGCGTCGTGACCGAGAGCGCGGTGCACACGATCGTTCGCTCGCCCACGACGCGCGAAGCGATCCTGCGCGCGGTGGTCGGCACGATGGACGCACGGGAGCGGGAGCGCGCCCAGCCCGCGCCCGGATGA
- a CDS encoding sensor histidine kinase, which produces MDPTEHTPASHADVSVARWIERVGERAAGAMLRTSEGRNVAPGLLEAILARDEARAHALLGEHLGARMRGGHELSDILQELTAISRAVSDAWSDLEPARRPPRSELDRALAGLQRCVVWVIGTFTKHMRDDEQRGKRAIHRLEAEQRDAIERGLASDVLAARMLAVVLDVMECDAGALLLYDASSAQLVEVAASGLPRDAIEREVVDVGSQTFPATVARSDAPVTEVGDVATTELDVSPALRASGIRAMLGVRMPARTKLFGVLYVAMRRPHVFGSREVRRLELLGERVLVHLEIAYLNAALRASLDEVLAERKAREQFVSFLVHDLRTPLSNAKVSAQLLARLPDGDPRRADLTSRIVRGVDRADAMLRDLLDVSRIRAGGTLPLSRAPADLFDVVHAVVAELPTGSARRIALDVDHARGTWDAHELERALGNVVSNALKYGDETAPITIRAKGDAEVARLSVHNAGSPLEPAQLERIFEPFVQQSEGRGWGLGLALVRACAEAHGGRALVQSDAEHGTVFTIELPTTAPTAPDDRGAQPTA; this is translated from the coding sequence GTGGATCCGACCGAACACACGCCGGCGTCGCACGCCGATGTGAGCGTCGCGCGCTGGATCGAGCGTGTCGGCGAGCGCGCCGCCGGCGCGATGCTGCGAACGTCGGAGGGACGAAACGTCGCGCCCGGGCTGCTCGAGGCGATCCTCGCGAGGGACGAAGCTCGGGCTCACGCGCTGCTCGGGGAACACTTGGGCGCGCGCATGCGCGGCGGTCACGAGCTCTCGGACATCCTCCAGGAGCTCACCGCCATCTCCCGCGCCGTGTCGGACGCGTGGTCGGACCTCGAGCCCGCGCGACGCCCTCCGCGGTCGGAGCTCGACCGCGCGCTGGCCGGGCTCCAGCGCTGCGTGGTGTGGGTCATCGGCACGTTCACGAAGCACATGCGAGACGACGAGCAGCGTGGCAAACGCGCGATCCACCGCCTCGAGGCCGAGCAGCGCGACGCGATCGAGCGAGGGCTCGCGAGCGACGTGCTCGCAGCACGGATGCTCGCCGTGGTGCTCGACGTGATGGAGTGCGACGCCGGCGCGCTCCTTCTCTACGACGCGTCCAGCGCGCAGCTCGTCGAGGTCGCAGCGTCGGGGCTCCCGCGCGACGCGATCGAGCGCGAGGTCGTCGACGTGGGCTCGCAGACGTTCCCGGCGACGGTGGCGCGGTCGGACGCGCCGGTCACCGAGGTCGGAGACGTCGCGACGACCGAGCTCGACGTCAGCCCGGCCCTTCGCGCGAGCGGCATCCGCGCGATGCTCGGTGTGCGCATGCCCGCGCGCACCAAGCTGTTCGGCGTGCTGTACGTCGCGATGAGGCGACCGCACGTGTTCGGCAGTCGGGAGGTCCGACGTCTCGAGCTGCTCGGCGAGCGAGTGCTCGTCCACCTCGAGATCGCCTATCTCAACGCTGCGCTGCGCGCATCGCTCGACGAAGTGCTCGCGGAGCGCAAGGCACGCGAGCAGTTCGTGTCGTTCCTGGTGCACGACCTCCGGACGCCGCTCTCGAACGCGAAGGTCAGCGCACAGCTGCTCGCGAGGTTGCCCGACGGCGACCCCCGGCGTGCCGATCTCACCAGCCGCATCGTGCGCGGCGTCGATCGCGCCGACGCGATGCTGCGAGACCTGCTCGACGTGAGCCGCATCCGCGCAGGCGGGACGTTGCCGCTCTCGCGCGCGCCCGCCGACCTCTTCGACGTGGTCCACGCCGTCGTCGCCGAGCTGCCCACCGGCAGCGCGCGCCGGATCGCGCTCGACGTCGATCACGCGCGTGGCACGTGGGACGCTCACGAGCTCGAGCGCGCCCTCGGGAACGTCGTGTCGAACGCGCTGAAGTACGGCGACGAGACCGCGCCCATCACGATCCGCGCGAAAGGCGACGCGGAGGTCGCGCGGCTCTCGGTCCACAACGCCGGCAGTCCTCTCGAGCCCGCGCAGCTGGAGCGCATCTTCGAGCCCTTCGTGCAGCAGAGCGAGGGGCGCGGCTGGGGCCTCGGGCTCGCGCTCGTGCGCGCTTGCGCGGAGGCGCACGGCGGTCGCGCGCTCGTCCAGAGCGACGCCGAGCACGGCACGGTGTTCACGATCGAGCTCCCGACGACCGCTCCCACCGCCCCCGACGACCGAGGCGCGCAACCCACCGCGTGA
- a CDS encoding zinc-binding dehydrogenase, translated as MRATIMYGAGDVRVENVPDPSIVEPTDAILRVVRACICGSDLWPYNDMPRSTTGQSMGHEAIGVVEAVGRDVRRVKRGQVVVMPFAFSDGTCEFCSEGLPTACVHGGFLGNGGLNGAQAEALRIPLADGTLYPLDVTEADARMPSLLTLSDVMGTGHHAAVVARVAPGQRVAVVGDGAVGLCGVIAAKRLGAEQIIILGRRPDRIALARELGATDVVSERGQEAVERVRALTGGRGAHAVLECVGTRDATLTSIEIARPGGAVGRVGVPHYDAVPGAARTFFKNVIVGGGPAPVRAYIDELLPEILDGRIDPGRVFDRSVGLDGVPDGYRAMNARESIKVMVTP; from the coding sequence ATGAGAGCCACGATCATGTACGGCGCGGGCGACGTCCGCGTCGAGAACGTCCCCGACCCGTCGATCGTCGAGCCCACGGACGCGATCCTGCGCGTGGTGCGCGCCTGCATCTGCGGCAGCGATCTCTGGCCGTACAACGACATGCCGCGCAGCACGACGGGGCAGAGCATGGGCCACGAAGCGATCGGCGTCGTCGAAGCCGTCGGCCGCGACGTGCGGCGCGTGAAGCGTGGGCAGGTCGTCGTGATGCCGTTCGCGTTCTCCGACGGCACCTGCGAGTTCTGCAGCGAGGGGCTCCCCACCGCGTGCGTGCACGGCGGGTTCCTCGGCAACGGGGGTCTGAACGGCGCGCAGGCCGAAGCGCTGCGCATCCCGCTCGCCGATGGAACGCTGTACCCGCTCGACGTCACCGAAGCGGACGCGCGCATGCCGTCGCTGCTCACGCTCTCGGACGTGATGGGCACCGGCCATCACGCCGCGGTCGTCGCGCGCGTGGCGCCCGGGCAGCGCGTCGCGGTCGTCGGTGATGGCGCGGTCGGCCTGTGCGGCGTGATCGCGGCGAAGCGTCTCGGCGCGGAGCAGATCATCATCCTCGGTCGTCGCCCCGATCGCATCGCGCTCGCGCGCGAGCTCGGCGCGACCGACGTCGTCAGCGAGCGTGGTCAGGAGGCCGTGGAGCGTGTACGCGCGCTCACGGGCGGCCGCGGCGCGCACGCGGTGCTCGAGTGCGTCGGCACGCGCGACGCGACGCTCACGTCGATCGAGATCGCGCGCCCGGGCGGCGCGGTCGGGCGCGTCGGTGTCCCGCACTACGACGCGGTGCCCGGCGCGGCACGGACGTTCTTCAAGAACGTGATCGTCGGCGGCGGGCCCGCGCCGGTGCGCGCGTACATCGACGAGCTGCTGCCCGAGATCCTCGACGGTCGCATCGATCCGGGGCGCGTCTTCGATCGCAGCGTCGGCCTCGACGGAGTGCCCGACGGTTATCGCGCGATGAACGCGCGCGAGTCGATCAAGGTGATGGTCACGCCGTGA
- a CDS encoding RibD family protein: protein MSAKPRTTSDRPRVICHMVPSVDGRIVTDRWDLPPTFVSEYERTAATFGADAWMIGRISMEPYAGKATIPRRAPAERIPRTDFVARRDASSYAIVVDPGGKLRWTSSDIDGEHVITVLTEGVEDAYLAFLRSKGVSYVFGGRTEIDLGRALARLRASFGIETLLLEGGGKINGSFLDEDLVDELSVIVAPVVDGSVGTPTLFDRSSSRRSRASTPRHFELVSVERLPSDLVWIRYRRRR, encoded by the coding sequence GTGAGCGCGAAGCCGAGGACCACGAGCGACCGACCTCGCGTCATCTGTCACATGGTCCCGTCGGTCGACGGACGGATCGTCACCGACCGCTGGGACCTGCCCCCGACGTTCGTCTCCGAGTACGAGCGCACGGCCGCGACGTTCGGCGCCGATGCCTGGATGATCGGTCGCATCTCGATGGAGCCCTACGCGGGCAAGGCGACGATCCCGCGTCGCGCGCCGGCCGAGCGCATCCCGCGCACCGACTTCGTCGCGCGGCGCGACGCGAGCTCCTACGCGATCGTCGTCGATCCCGGCGGCAAGCTGCGCTGGACGTCGAGCGACATCGACGGCGAGCACGTCATCACCGTCCTGACCGAGGGCGTGGAGGATGCCTATCTCGCGTTCCTGCGCAGCAAGGGTGTCTCGTACGTCTTCGGTGGGCGCACGGAGATCGACCTCGGTCGAGCGCTCGCTCGGCTCAGGGCGTCGTTCGGGATCGAGACGCTGCTCCTCGAGGGCGGCGGGAAGATCAACGGGTCGTTCCTCGACGAGGATCTCGTCGACGAGCTCAGTGTGATCGTCGCGCCCGTGGTCGATGGCAGCGTGGGGACTCCCACGCTCTTCGATCGGAGCTCGTCACGACGCTCGCGCGCGAGCACGCCGCGGCACTTCGAGCTCGTGTCCGTCGAGCGGCTCCCGAGCGACCTCGTCTGGATTCGATACCGACGCAGGCGCTGA